One region of Chryseobacterium sp. SORGH_AS_0447 genomic DNA includes:
- a CDS encoding PAS domain-containing sensor histidine kinase: MKNISNQKISHDSLVTLFSQAPVAMSLLMGDDFIISNANEQMLGLWGRDESVIGMPVFEAIPEVKDQGFEEILNNVYRKGEIFNGNRWPVFLDKYGSYEEHFFDFIYSPVYNDEQKIIGVSVVATEVTDQVISERKLLDSEYRFEDLIKKSDYCIAIYRTDDLYIELANEPMLKTWGKDASVIGMKLEDALPELEGQPFIGILRDIFKTGQSYTATEDSADLVVDGKLQTFYYNFSYKPLKNAAGEVYAIYNVAVNVTDLVATRKEVQEREKKYRDLADSMPQFVWTSDKNGRINYMNDNWYKHMGFAKDEDPNEAIRKVIRPEVYSRILKIWEESLKTGKPFEVEYEFADPGNPEVYRWFLGRAVANFDHNGEISQWTGTFTDIDDFKQLQTQKDNFLGIASHELKTPLTSLKLYTQFIETNLNKQGDFRNAEVAKRMNRQIDTLTELVNDLLDVTKIQNGKIQLNESEFDFDQLAEDIVVEQQMTARHKIIFYKNEIGNVTADRHRISQVMSNLISNAIKYSPDADEVIVSTELKDNMIKFSVRDFGIGIPQDKQQKVFEQYYRVSGTKEHTFPGLGLGLYISSEIIKRTGGRIYVHSVEGNGSDFCFEIPKIKI; encoded by the coding sequence GTCTCTGCTGATGGGCGACGATTTTATCATCAGTAATGCCAATGAGCAGATGCTCGGACTTTGGGGGAGGGATGAATCGGTAATCGGAATGCCTGTATTTGAGGCGATTCCGGAAGTGAAAGATCAGGGATTTGAAGAAATCCTGAATAATGTTTATCGCAAAGGGGAAATTTTCAACGGAAATCGATGGCCTGTTTTTTTAGATAAATATGGAAGCTATGAAGAACATTTTTTCGATTTTATCTATTCCCCGGTTTATAACGATGAGCAAAAAATTATCGGGGTAAGTGTCGTGGCCACGGAAGTTACCGATCAGGTGATCTCAGAACGGAAGCTGCTCGACAGCGAATACCGTTTTGAGGATCTTATTAAAAAATCAGATTATTGTATTGCAATTTACCGAACCGATGATCTTTATATTGAGCTGGCCAATGAACCGATGCTGAAAACATGGGGAAAAGATGCTTCCGTAATCGGAATGAAGCTGGAAGATGCGCTTCCTGAGCTTGAAGGACAGCCTTTTATCGGTATCCTGAGGGATATCTTCAAGACCGGGCAATCCTACACGGCCACGGAAGATTCGGCAGATCTTGTAGTGGATGGTAAGCTTCAGACTTTTTATTATAATTTTTCTTATAAGCCGCTTAAAAATGCTGCCGGTGAAGTATACGCCATTTATAATGTAGCCGTTAACGTTACCGATCTGGTGGCTACCCGGAAAGAGGTACAGGAAAGAGAGAAAAAATACCGCGACCTGGCCGATTCCATGCCCCAGTTTGTATGGACGAGCGATAAGAACGGCAGGATCAATTACATGAATGACAATTGGTACAAGCATATGGGCTTTGCTAAAGATGAAGATCCCAATGAAGCCATAAGAAAAGTGATCAGGCCGGAAGTTTATTCGAGGATTTTGAAAATCTGGGAAGAAAGCTTAAAAACAGGAAAACCTTTTGAAGTGGAATATGAGTTTGCAGACCCCGGTAACCCTGAAGTGTACCGTTGGTTCCTGGGAAGAGCGGTTGCCAATTTCGATCATAATGGAGAGATCAGCCAATGGACCGGAACTTTTACTGATATTGATGATTTTAAACAGCTGCAGACCCAAAAAGACAATTTCCTAGGGATTGCCAGCCATGAGCTGAAAACTCCGCTTACCAGCCTGAAACTGTATACCCAGTTTATCGAAACCAACCTCAACAAGCAGGGAGATTTCAGGAATGCTGAGGTGGCCAAAAGGATGAACAGGCAGATTGATACCCTTACCGAGCTTGTAAATGATTTGCTGGATGTTACCAAAATTCAGAACGGAAAAATCCAGCTGAATGAATCTGAATTTGATTTTGACCAGCTTGCGGAAGACATTGTTGTCGAGCAGCAGATGACTGCAAGGCATAAGATTATCTTTTATAAAAATGAGATCGGAAATGTAACGGCAGACCGACACCGGATTTCGCAGGTGATGAGCAATCTGATCAGCAATGCGATTAAATATTCTCCCGACGCCGATGAAGTTATTGTATCTACTGAACTGAAGGATAATATGATAAAATTCAGTGTAAGGGATTTCGGGATTGGGATCCCACAGGATAAGCAGCAAAAAGTTTTTGAGCAGTATTACCGGGTAAGCGGCACCAAAGAACATACGTTTCCGGGCTTAGGCTTAGGGCTTTACATCTCATCAGAAATTATTAAAAGAACGGGCGGCAGAATTTATGTTCATTCTGTAGAAGGAAATGGGTCTGATTTTTGCTTCGAGATACCTAAAATTAAAATATAA